A portion of the Punica granatum isolate Tunisia-2019 chromosome 7, ASM765513v2, whole genome shotgun sequence genome contains these proteins:
- the LOC116214734 gene encoding probable inactive poly [ADP-ribose] polymerase SRO3 isoform X3, translated as MAAAQRRGLVESIRVPVPGMAPPNPSICPVGSCCPVRAMIENRHNFQRTGPLARLMYYRGGSWIDFPSRVVESLRPCFVQRRLVVDLVIDGSLYLFDFPRMLQTDFESGSQRSIAWMDDAGSCFFPKSFVEDLEDNSMKRKREDRKVEEEEEAEVSSSNDKLEDESKRRCLAPGGDHPEKSPWANARLLEEGEGAYLRIKNYFLSGLKDIDAGAMVTAIYQCEWTGDLGRARSEVFQKQAEIMKAARGASNTVYAWHGTSKKHVDSILAHGFTGPGSITWSGSYGVGVYFSSMGLPHLSAVKSELDENGEKHVILCRVTLGNLEKVELGSKQSHPSSVSFDTGVDDPSNPKWYVVWCSNMNTHVLPEFVVSFRPSDRMKGPPKEAGCVKRSIAELFSKIRNALPPTKVQEVENLYSVFRCCRTDECSNSKSSAYIQHDIVEFQVVQLQCNRQSILDRSPICF; from the exons ATGGCGGCGGCACAACGGCGGGGGCTGGTAGAATCAATTCGGGTCCCCGTCCCCGGAATGGCTCCCCCCAACCCTAGCATTTGCCCGGTGGGATCCTGCTGCCCGGTGCGGGCGATGATCGAGAACCGCCACAACTTCCAGCGGACAGGCCCGTTGGCTCGGCTGATGTACTACAGAGGAGGCTCGTGGATTGACTTCCCGAGCCGGGTGGTGGAGTCGCTCAGGCCGTGCTTCGTCCAGCGCCGGCTGGTGGTGGATCTGGTCATCGACGGCTCGCTCTACCTCTTCGACTTCCCCAGGATGCTGCAGACCGACTTCGAGAGCGGGAGTCAGAGGTCGATCGCGTGGATGGACGATGCCGGGAGCTGCTTCTTCCCGAAAAGCTTCGTCGAGGATCTCGAAGATAACTCGATGAAGCGGAAGCGGGAGGACCGCAAAgtagaggaggaagaggaggcagagGTTAGTTCGTCGAACGATAAGTTGGAAGACGAATCGAAGAGGCGGTGTTTGGCTCCGGGCGGCgatcatcctgagaaatccccGTGGGCTAATGCTAGGCTGttggaagaaggagaaggggcTTACTTGAGGATTAAGAATTACTTCTTGTCGGGCTTGAAGGACATTGATGCTGGCGCTATGGTCACTGCCATTTATCAGTGTGAGTGGACCGGCGATTTGGGGCGGGCGAGGTCCGAGGTTTTCCAGAAGCAGGCGGAGATTATGAAGGCCGCGAGAGGTGCCTCTAACACCGTGTATGCTTGGCATGGCACGTCGAAGAAGCATGTGGATAGCATTTTGGCGCATGGGTTCACTGGCCCCGGCAGTATCACGTGGTCGGGGAGTTATGGTGTTGGGGTATATTTCTCTTCAATGGGGTTGCCACATTTAAg TGCTGTGAAGTCTGAGCTGGATGAAAACGGTGAAAAGCATGTCATTCTATGCCGAGTTACTCTAGGCAATCTCGAGAAAGTGGAACTTGGCTCTAAACAGTCCCATCCTTCTAGCGTGAGCTTTGATACTGGTGTGGACGATCCTAGTAACCCGAAGTGGTATGTTGTGTGGTGCTCCAACATGAACACCCATGTGCTACCTGAATTTGTCGTGAGCTTTAGGCCCTCTGATCGCATGAAAG GACCTCCAAAGGAAGCAGGATGTGTGAAGCGATCCATTGCGGAATTGTTCTCTAAGATCAGGAATGCCCTTCCTCCCACCAAAGTGCAGGAAGTGGAGAATTTGTACAGTGTATTCAGG TGTTGCCGGACTGACGAATGCAGTAACAGCAAGTCGTCTGCATACATACAACACGACATTGTT GAGTTTCAAGTTGTTCAACTACAATGTAACCGCCAATCCATCTTGGATCGGTCTCCCATCTGTTTTTGA
- the LOC116214734 gene encoding probable inactive poly [ADP-ribose] polymerase SRO2 isoform X1, whose amino-acid sequence MAAAQRRGLVESIRVPVPGMAPPNPSICPVGSCCPVRAMIENRHNFQRTGPLARLMYYRGGSWIDFPSRVVESLRPCFVQRRLVVDLVIDGSLYLFDFPRMLQTDFESGSQRSIAWMDDAGSCFFPKSFVEDLEDNSMKRKREDRKVEEEEEAEVSSSNDKLEDESKRRCLAPGGDHPEKSPWANARLLEEGEGAYLRIKNYFLSGLKDIDAGAMVTAIYQCEWTGDLGRARSEVFQKQAEIMKAARGASNTVYAWHGTSKKHVDSILAHGFTGPGSITWSGSYGVGVYFSSMGLPHLSAVKSELDENGEKHVILCRVTLGNLEKVELGSKQSHPSSVSFDTGVDDPSNPKWYVVWCSNMNTHVLPEFVVSFRPSDRMKGPPKEAGCVKRSIAELFSKIRNALPPTKVQEVENLYSVFRCCRTDECSNSKSSAYIQHDIVVRPMAIIYIFCLLPLHCSANFLHNSFRRIAQFNNSLLQEFQVVQLQCNRQSILDRSPICF is encoded by the exons ATGGCGGCGGCACAACGGCGGGGGCTGGTAGAATCAATTCGGGTCCCCGTCCCCGGAATGGCTCCCCCCAACCCTAGCATTTGCCCGGTGGGATCCTGCTGCCCGGTGCGGGCGATGATCGAGAACCGCCACAACTTCCAGCGGACAGGCCCGTTGGCTCGGCTGATGTACTACAGAGGAGGCTCGTGGATTGACTTCCCGAGCCGGGTGGTGGAGTCGCTCAGGCCGTGCTTCGTCCAGCGCCGGCTGGTGGTGGATCTGGTCATCGACGGCTCGCTCTACCTCTTCGACTTCCCCAGGATGCTGCAGACCGACTTCGAGAGCGGGAGTCAGAGGTCGATCGCGTGGATGGACGATGCCGGGAGCTGCTTCTTCCCGAAAAGCTTCGTCGAGGATCTCGAAGATAACTCGATGAAGCGGAAGCGGGAGGACCGCAAAgtagaggaggaagaggaggcagagGTTAGTTCGTCGAACGATAAGTTGGAAGACGAATCGAAGAGGCGGTGTTTGGCTCCGGGCGGCgatcatcctgagaaatccccGTGGGCTAATGCTAGGCTGttggaagaaggagaaggggcTTACTTGAGGATTAAGAATTACTTCTTGTCGGGCTTGAAGGACATTGATGCTGGCGCTATGGTCACTGCCATTTATCAGTGTGAGTGGACCGGCGATTTGGGGCGGGCGAGGTCCGAGGTTTTCCAGAAGCAGGCGGAGATTATGAAGGCCGCGAGAGGTGCCTCTAACACCGTGTATGCTTGGCATGGCACGTCGAAGAAGCATGTGGATAGCATTTTGGCGCATGGGTTCACTGGCCCCGGCAGTATCACGTGGTCGGGGAGTTATGGTGTTGGGGTATATTTCTCTTCAATGGGGTTGCCACATTTAAg TGCTGTGAAGTCTGAGCTGGATGAAAACGGTGAAAAGCATGTCATTCTATGCCGAGTTACTCTAGGCAATCTCGAGAAAGTGGAACTTGGCTCTAAACAGTCCCATCCTTCTAGCGTGAGCTTTGATACTGGTGTGGACGATCCTAGTAACCCGAAGTGGTATGTTGTGTGGTGCTCCAACATGAACACCCATGTGCTACCTGAATTTGTCGTGAGCTTTAGGCCCTCTGATCGCATGAAAG GACCTCCAAAGGAAGCAGGATGTGTGAAGCGATCCATTGCGGAATTGTTCTCTAAGATCAGGAATGCCCTTCCTCCCACCAAAGTGCAGGAAGTGGAGAATTTGTACAGTGTATTCAGG TGTTGCCGGACTGACGAATGCAGTAACAGCAAGTCGTCTGCATACATACAACACGACATTGTTGTACGACCTATGGCAATTATCTACATCTTTTGTTTACTCCCACTGCACTGTTCGGCTAACTTCTTGCACAATTCATTTCGTCGAATTGCTCAGTTCAACAATTCCCTACTGCAGGAGTTTCAAGTTGTTCAACTACAATGTAACCGCCAATCCATCTTGGATCGGTCTCCCATCTGTTTTTGA
- the LOC116214734 gene encoding probable inactive poly [ADP-ribose] polymerase SRO1 isoform X5, which yields MAAAQRRGLVESIRVPVPGMAPPNPSICPVGSCCPVRAMIENRHNFQRTGPLARLMYYRGGSWIDFPSRVVESLRPCFVQRRLVVDLVIDGSLYLFDFPRMLQTDFESGSQRSIAWMDDAGSCFFPKSFVEDLEDNSMKRKREDRKVEEEEEAEVSSSNDKLEDESKRRCLAPGGDHPEKSPWANARLLEEGEGAYLRIKNYFLSGLKDIDAGAMVTAIYQCEWTGDLGRARSEVFQKQAEIMKAARGASNTVYAWHGTSKKHVDSILAHGFTGPGSITWSGSYGVGVYFSSMGLPHLSAVKSELDENGEKHVILCRVTLGNLEKVELGSKQSHPSSVSFDTGVDDPSNPKWYVVWCSNMNTHVLPEFVVSFRPSDRMKGPPKEAGCVKRSIAELFSKIRNALPPTKVQEVENLYSVFREFQVVQLQCNRQSILDRSPICF from the exons ATGGCGGCGGCACAACGGCGGGGGCTGGTAGAATCAATTCGGGTCCCCGTCCCCGGAATGGCTCCCCCCAACCCTAGCATTTGCCCGGTGGGATCCTGCTGCCCGGTGCGGGCGATGATCGAGAACCGCCACAACTTCCAGCGGACAGGCCCGTTGGCTCGGCTGATGTACTACAGAGGAGGCTCGTGGATTGACTTCCCGAGCCGGGTGGTGGAGTCGCTCAGGCCGTGCTTCGTCCAGCGCCGGCTGGTGGTGGATCTGGTCATCGACGGCTCGCTCTACCTCTTCGACTTCCCCAGGATGCTGCAGACCGACTTCGAGAGCGGGAGTCAGAGGTCGATCGCGTGGATGGACGATGCCGGGAGCTGCTTCTTCCCGAAAAGCTTCGTCGAGGATCTCGAAGATAACTCGATGAAGCGGAAGCGGGAGGACCGCAAAgtagaggaggaagaggaggcagagGTTAGTTCGTCGAACGATAAGTTGGAAGACGAATCGAAGAGGCGGTGTTTGGCTCCGGGCGGCgatcatcctgagaaatccccGTGGGCTAATGCTAGGCTGttggaagaaggagaaggggcTTACTTGAGGATTAAGAATTACTTCTTGTCGGGCTTGAAGGACATTGATGCTGGCGCTATGGTCACTGCCATTTATCAGTGTGAGTGGACCGGCGATTTGGGGCGGGCGAGGTCCGAGGTTTTCCAGAAGCAGGCGGAGATTATGAAGGCCGCGAGAGGTGCCTCTAACACCGTGTATGCTTGGCATGGCACGTCGAAGAAGCATGTGGATAGCATTTTGGCGCATGGGTTCACTGGCCCCGGCAGTATCACGTGGTCGGGGAGTTATGGTGTTGGGGTATATTTCTCTTCAATGGGGTTGCCACATTTAAg TGCTGTGAAGTCTGAGCTGGATGAAAACGGTGAAAAGCATGTCATTCTATGCCGAGTTACTCTAGGCAATCTCGAGAAAGTGGAACTTGGCTCTAAACAGTCCCATCCTTCTAGCGTGAGCTTTGATACTGGTGTGGACGATCCTAGTAACCCGAAGTGGTATGTTGTGTGGTGCTCCAACATGAACACCCATGTGCTACCTGAATTTGTCGTGAGCTTTAGGCCCTCTGATCGCATGAAAG GACCTCCAAAGGAAGCAGGATGTGTGAAGCGATCCATTGCGGAATTGTTCTCTAAGATCAGGAATGCCCTTCCTCCCACCAAAGTGCAGGAAGTGGAGAATTTGTACAGTGTATTCAGG GAGTTTCAAGTTGTTCAACTACAATGTAACCGCCAATCCATCTTGGATCGGTCTCCCATCTGTTTTTGA
- the LOC116214734 gene encoding probable inactive poly [ADP-ribose] polymerase SRO3 isoform X4 translates to MAAAQRRGLVESIRVPVPGMAPPNPSICPVGSCCPVRAMIENRHNFQRTGPLARLMYYRGGSWIDFPSRVVESLRPCFVQRRLVVDLVIDGSLYLFDFPRMLQTDFESGSQRSIAWMDDAGSCFFPKSFVEDLEDNSMKRKREDRKVEEEEEAEVSSSNDKLEDESKRRCLAPGGDHPEKSPWANARLLEEGEGAYLRIKNYFLSGLKDIDAGAMVTAIYQCEWTGDLGRARSEVFQKQAEIMKAARGASNTVYAWHGTSKKHVDSILAHGFTGPGSITWSGSYGVGVYFSSMGLPHLSAVKSELDENGEKHVILCRVTLGNLEKVELGSKQSHPSSVSFDTGVDDPSNPKWYVVWCSNMNTHVLPEFVVSFRPSDRMKGPPKEAGCVKRSIAELFSKIRNALPPTKVQEVENLYSVFRAGRLAKDIFAKQLRSIAGDDVLLSTIREIRGSG, encoded by the exons ATGGCGGCGGCACAACGGCGGGGGCTGGTAGAATCAATTCGGGTCCCCGTCCCCGGAATGGCTCCCCCCAACCCTAGCATTTGCCCGGTGGGATCCTGCTGCCCGGTGCGGGCGATGATCGAGAACCGCCACAACTTCCAGCGGACAGGCCCGTTGGCTCGGCTGATGTACTACAGAGGAGGCTCGTGGATTGACTTCCCGAGCCGGGTGGTGGAGTCGCTCAGGCCGTGCTTCGTCCAGCGCCGGCTGGTGGTGGATCTGGTCATCGACGGCTCGCTCTACCTCTTCGACTTCCCCAGGATGCTGCAGACCGACTTCGAGAGCGGGAGTCAGAGGTCGATCGCGTGGATGGACGATGCCGGGAGCTGCTTCTTCCCGAAAAGCTTCGTCGAGGATCTCGAAGATAACTCGATGAAGCGGAAGCGGGAGGACCGCAAAgtagaggaggaagaggaggcagagGTTAGTTCGTCGAACGATAAGTTGGAAGACGAATCGAAGAGGCGGTGTTTGGCTCCGGGCGGCgatcatcctgagaaatccccGTGGGCTAATGCTAGGCTGttggaagaaggagaaggggcTTACTTGAGGATTAAGAATTACTTCTTGTCGGGCTTGAAGGACATTGATGCTGGCGCTATGGTCACTGCCATTTATCAGTGTGAGTGGACCGGCGATTTGGGGCGGGCGAGGTCCGAGGTTTTCCAGAAGCAGGCGGAGATTATGAAGGCCGCGAGAGGTGCCTCTAACACCGTGTATGCTTGGCATGGCACGTCGAAGAAGCATGTGGATAGCATTTTGGCGCATGGGTTCACTGGCCCCGGCAGTATCACGTGGTCGGGGAGTTATGGTGTTGGGGTATATTTCTCTTCAATGGGGTTGCCACATTTAAg TGCTGTGAAGTCTGAGCTGGATGAAAACGGTGAAAAGCATGTCATTCTATGCCGAGTTACTCTAGGCAATCTCGAGAAAGTGGAACTTGGCTCTAAACAGTCCCATCCTTCTAGCGTGAGCTTTGATACTGGTGTGGACGATCCTAGTAACCCGAAGTGGTATGTTGTGTGGTGCTCCAACATGAACACCCATGTGCTACCTGAATTTGTCGTGAGCTTTAGGCCCTCTGATCGCATGAAAG GACCTCCAAAGGAAGCAGGATGTGTGAAGCGATCCATTGCGGAATTGTTCTCTAAGATCAGGAATGCCCTTCCTCCCACCAAAGTGCAGGAAGTGGAGAATTTGTACAGTGTATTCAGG GCAGGACGGCTGGCCAAAGATATATTTGCTAAGCAATTGCGTTCGATTGCTGGCGATGATGTTTTGCTTTCCACGATTCGGGAGATTCGCGGTTCCGGATAA
- the LOC116214734 gene encoding probable inactive poly [ADP-ribose] polymerase SRO2 isoform X2 gives MAAAQRRGLVESIRVPVPGMAPPNPSICPVGSCCPVRAMIENRHNFQRTGPLARLMYYRGGSWIDFPSRVVESLRPCFVQRRLVVDLVIDGSLYLFDFPRMLQTDFESGSQRSIAWMDDAGSCFFPKSFVEDLEDNSMKRKREDRKVEEEEEAEVSSSNDKLEDESKRRCLAPGGDHPEKSPWANARLLEEGEGAYLRIKNYFLSGLKDIDAGAMVTAIYQCEWTGDLGRARSEVFQKQAEIMKAARGASNTVYAWHGTSKKHVDSILAHGFTGPGSITWSGSYGVGVYFSSMGLPHLSAVKSELDENGEKHVILCRVTLGNLEKVELGSKQSHPSSVSFDTGVDDPSNPKWYVVWCSNMNTHVLPEFVVSFRPSDRMKGPPKEAGCVKRSIAELFSKIRNALPPTKVQEVENLYSVFRVSSRFNFDQNPFVSFNCFLVTWGDSDVNLLVPSVPLACILLQAGRLAKDIFAKQLRSIAGDDVLLSTIREIRGSG, from the exons ATGGCGGCGGCACAACGGCGGGGGCTGGTAGAATCAATTCGGGTCCCCGTCCCCGGAATGGCTCCCCCCAACCCTAGCATTTGCCCGGTGGGATCCTGCTGCCCGGTGCGGGCGATGATCGAGAACCGCCACAACTTCCAGCGGACAGGCCCGTTGGCTCGGCTGATGTACTACAGAGGAGGCTCGTGGATTGACTTCCCGAGCCGGGTGGTGGAGTCGCTCAGGCCGTGCTTCGTCCAGCGCCGGCTGGTGGTGGATCTGGTCATCGACGGCTCGCTCTACCTCTTCGACTTCCCCAGGATGCTGCAGACCGACTTCGAGAGCGGGAGTCAGAGGTCGATCGCGTGGATGGACGATGCCGGGAGCTGCTTCTTCCCGAAAAGCTTCGTCGAGGATCTCGAAGATAACTCGATGAAGCGGAAGCGGGAGGACCGCAAAgtagaggaggaagaggaggcagagGTTAGTTCGTCGAACGATAAGTTGGAAGACGAATCGAAGAGGCGGTGTTTGGCTCCGGGCGGCgatcatcctgagaaatccccGTGGGCTAATGCTAGGCTGttggaagaaggagaaggggcTTACTTGAGGATTAAGAATTACTTCTTGTCGGGCTTGAAGGACATTGATGCTGGCGCTATGGTCACTGCCATTTATCAGTGTGAGTGGACCGGCGATTTGGGGCGGGCGAGGTCCGAGGTTTTCCAGAAGCAGGCGGAGATTATGAAGGCCGCGAGAGGTGCCTCTAACACCGTGTATGCTTGGCATGGCACGTCGAAGAAGCATGTGGATAGCATTTTGGCGCATGGGTTCACTGGCCCCGGCAGTATCACGTGGTCGGGGAGTTATGGTGTTGGGGTATATTTCTCTTCAATGGGGTTGCCACATTTAAg TGCTGTGAAGTCTGAGCTGGATGAAAACGGTGAAAAGCATGTCATTCTATGCCGAGTTACTCTAGGCAATCTCGAGAAAGTGGAACTTGGCTCTAAACAGTCCCATCCTTCTAGCGTGAGCTTTGATACTGGTGTGGACGATCCTAGTAACCCGAAGTGGTATGTTGTGTGGTGCTCCAACATGAACACCCATGTGCTACCTGAATTTGTCGTGAGCTTTAGGCCCTCTGATCGCATGAAAG GACCTCCAAAGGAAGCAGGATGTGTGAAGCGATCCATTGCGGAATTGTTCTCTAAGATCAGGAATGCCCTTCCTCCCACCAAAGTGCAGGAAGTGGAGAATTTGTACAGTGTATTCAGGGTAAGTAGTAGGTTCAACTTTGATCAGAACCCATTTGTTTCTTTCAACTGTTTCTTAGTTACATGGGGTGATTCGGATGTCAATTTGCTAGTGCCATCTGTGCCTTTGGCTTGTATTTTGTTACAGGCAGGACGGCTGGCCAAAGATATATTTGCTAAGCAATTGCGTTCGATTGCTGGCGATGATGTTTTGCTTTCCACGATTCGGGAGATTCGCGGTTCCGGATAA